The proteins below are encoded in one region of Bacteroides uniformis:
- a CDS encoding ATP-binding protein, translated as MEAFYRTHAYLVEHTNAPVRRDLMDEIDWNDRLIGIKGTRGVGKTTFLLQYAKEKFGTDRSCLFINMNNFYFSGHGIVEFAAEFQRRGGKVLLIDQVFKYPEWSKELRMCYDRFPNLKIVFTGSSVMRLKEENMELRDIVKSYNLRGFSFREYLNLQTGMKFHAYPLEEILSNHEQIAKGILSKVRPLDYMQDYMHHGFYPFFLEKRNFSENLLKTMNMMVEVDILLIKQIELKYLSKIKKLLYLLAVDGPKAPNVSQLANDIQTSRATVMNYIKYLADARLINMVYPKGEEFPKKPSKIMMHNSNLMYSIYPVKVEEQDVLDTFFANTMWKDHKVNKGDKNISFMVDEVMPFKICPEGTKIKNNPGVTYVLHKAEIGRGNQIPLWLFGFLY; from the coding sequence ATGGAAGCATTTTACCGTACACACGCTTATCTCGTAGAGCATACCAATGCCCCCGTACGCCGCGACCTAATGGACGAAATAGACTGGAATGACCGTCTTATCGGTATCAAAGGCACAAGAGGCGTAGGTAAGACTACTTTCTTGCTGCAATATGCCAAAGAGAAATTCGGCACAGACCGCTCCTGCCTCTTCATCAACATGAACAACTTTTACTTCTCCGGACATGGCATCGTGGAGTTCGCCGCCGAATTCCAGCGCCGCGGAGGAAAAGTGCTGTTGATAGACCAAGTATTCAAGTACCCGGAATGGAGCAAGGAACTGCGTATGTGCTACGACCGCTTCCCCAACCTGAAAATCGTGTTCACCGGCTCGTCCGTGATGCGTCTGAAAGAGGAGAATATGGAGTTGCGCGACATCGTGAAGAGCTACAACCTGCGCGGCTTCTCCTTCCGCGAATACCTGAACCTGCAGACGGGCATGAAGTTCCATGCCTATCCGTTGGAAGAAATCCTGAGCAACCACGAACAGATAGCCAAAGGCATCCTCTCCAAAGTACGTCCATTGGACTACATGCAAGACTATATGCACCACGGCTTCTACCCTTTCTTCCTTGAAAAGCGTAACTTTTCGGAGAATCTGCTCAAGACGATGAACATGATGGTGGAAGTGGATATCCTGCTCATCAAACAAATTGAGCTGAAATACCTTTCGAAGATAAAGAAATTACTATATTTGTTGGCCGTGGACGGACCGAAAGCGCCGAATGTCAGCCAACTGGCAAACGACATACAGACCTCCCGCGCCACAGTAATGAATTACATCAAGTATCTGGCAGACGCACGACTCATCAATATGGTCTATCCGAAAGGAGAAGAATTCCCCAAGAAGCCGTCGAAGATAATGATGCATAATTCAAATCTGATGTATTCCATCTATCCCGTCAAGGTGGAAGAGCAAGACGTACTGGACACTTTCTTTGCCAACACAATGTGGAAGGACCACAAGGTGAACAAGGGCGACAAGAACATCTCGTTCATGGTAGATGAGGTGATGCCTTTCAAGATTTGTCCGGAAGGAACAAAGATAAAGAATAATCCGGGAGTTACTTATGTACTGCATAAGGCAGAAATAGGCCGAGGCAACCAAATACCTCTCTGGTTATTCGGTTTCTTGTATTAA